In Psychrobacter sp. JCM 18902, a single window of DNA contains:
- a CDS encoding protein YgfX, translated as MTLANSLRIDTPIRPASYFRLLLYSGLTAVMVVLAWLASLLLWQYVLILIVTAAVIIYLTLSRPILLHLSQPPLSHLVDQHWQLLLRTGRGDELWQAQLINVSGYRWAISFEFNVIEPYKRSLSVTIFRDQVSPEQWRELNVLARLY; from the coding sequence ATGACCTTGGCAAATTCGTTACGTATTGATACGCCTATTCGGCCTGCCAGCTATTTTCGTTTGCTGCTTTATAGTGGGTTGACCGCCGTCATGGTTGTACTGGCATGGCTTGCTTCTTTACTGTTATGGCAATATGTGCTTATTTTAATCGTTACCGCCGCGGTGATTATTTATTTAACATTATCACGACCCATACTGCTGCACCTTAGCCAACCACCACTTAGCCATCTTGTTGATCAACATTGGCAGCTACTGCTCCGTACGGGTCGCGGTGATGAGCTATGGCAGGCACAATTAATCAATGTCTCTGGATATCGATGGGCGATAAGCTTTGAATTCAATGTTATAGAGCCTTATAAGCGCTCTTTATCAGTGACCATCTTTCGAGATCAAGTGAGCCCTGAACAATGGCGAGAGTTGAATGTTTTGGCTAGATTGTATTGA
- a CDS encoding succinate dehydrogenase assembly factor 2 produces the protein MTTPIQPEPTNEQRRIIYQARRGLKELDFYIDLYVKEIYLTAEPAEQETFAEMLTHEDPDLLDYFTNQNRPENEEIWALVNKIKTWRHTKDLT, from the coding sequence ATGACCACACCGATTCAGCCAGAACCAACCAATGAACAGCGCCGCATTATCTATCAAGCACGCCGTGGATTAAAAGAGTTAGACTTTTATATTGACCTTTATGTCAAAGAGATTTACTTAACGGCAGAGCCTGCTGAACAAGAGACGTTTGCAGAAATGCTGACTCATGAAGACCCTGATTTGTTGGATTATTTCACCAATCAAAATCGTCCAGAAAATGAAGAGATATGGGCGCTAGTCAATAAAATTAAGACATGGCGTCATACCAAAGATTTGACTTAA
- the folP gene encoding dihydropteroate synthase, with protein sequence MSLFQPLPSYKISSRDKTLDLSQPHIMGILNVTPDSFSDGGQFNVVDKAVAHCQQMIKEGATIIDIGGESTRPNADAVGTSEEMQRVVPVVRAIRQHCGEDIWLSIDTSNPEVMKAAFDAGTDIWNDVRALKCEGAAVLAAELDIPVMLMHMRGEPTTMNNLAHYDDIISDVRAELLSRIDEVTKIGVKREKIIIDPGFGFAKDYEHHCALLSQLGRLQALGLPMMFGISRKRFLAEVLSKSGVEVVATTNAVDRDVVGTAAGIFALQQGAGIIRTHNVAMMQQAVALWRQLSAHNYP encoded by the coding sequence ATGTCCTTATTTCAGCCCTTACCCAGCTATAAGATATCAAGTCGTGATAAAACACTAGATCTATCGCAGCCTCATATTATGGGTATTCTTAATGTCACACCCGATTCGTTTTCAGACGGTGGACAGTTCAACGTGGTAGATAAAGCAGTTGCTCATTGCCAGCAGATGATAAAAGAAGGTGCGACTATTATCGACATTGGCGGTGAGTCTACTCGTCCCAATGCGGATGCTGTGGGCACTTCTGAAGAGATGCAACGTGTTGTGCCAGTGGTTCGAGCCATTCGCCAGCATTGCGGGGAGGATATTTGGCTATCCATTGATACCAGCAATCCAGAGGTTATGAAAGCGGCTTTTGACGCTGGTACTGATATTTGGAATGATGTACGTGCACTCAAATGCGAGGGTGCAGCAGTACTAGCGGCTGAGCTTGATATACCAGTCATGCTCATGCATATGCGCGGCGAGCCAACAACGATGAATAATTTGGCACACTATGACGACATCATTAGTGATGTAAGGGCTGAGCTATTATCGCGTATTGACGAAGTAACAAAAATCGGTGTTAAGCGTGAGAAAATTATTATCGATCCAGGCTTTGGTTTTGCGAAAGATTATGAGCATCATTGTGCACTATTAAGCCAGCTTGGCAGGCTACAAGCGCTTGGTTTACCGATGATGTTTGGCATTTCGCGCAAACGTTTTTTAGCGGAAGTATTGAGTAAGAGTGGCGTCGAAGTCGTTGCTACTACTAACGCGGTAGATCGTGATGTGGTAGGTACGGCAGCTGGTATCTTTGCCCTACAGCAAGGCGCTGGCATTATACGCACCCATAATGTGGCGATGATGCAGCAAGCAGTCGCCTTATGGCGTCAATTATCTGCGCATAATTATCCTTAA
- the ftsH gene encoding ATP-dependent zinc metalloprotease FtsH, producing the protein MSDMVKNTLLWLVVIGVLVLVFSGFDQSSEPDSLNYSEFVTAVSENQVASVEIDGEQITGEKKNGSSFETIRPAVSDDELMPLLRENQVEVQGTAPKRQSVLMQLLIASFPILLIIGLFLFFMRNMQGGAGGKGGGPMSFGKSKAKMLTEDQIKVNFEDVAGCEEAKEEVVEVVEFLRDPDKFTKLGATIPRGILMVGPPGTGKTLLARAIAGEAKVPFFSISGSDFVEMFVGVGASRVRDMFEQAKKSAPCIIFIDEIDAVGRHRGSGMGGGNDEREQTLNQLLVEMDGFEGNEGVIVIAATNRADVLDKALLRPGRFDRQVQVGLPDIKGREQILKVHLRKLPNTIGVDANALARGTPGFSGAQLANLVNEAALFAARRNKTSVDMNDFEDAKDKLYMGPERKSMVIREEERRATAYHEAGHALVAELLPGTDPVHKVTIMPRGFALGVTWQLPEHDQTSMYKSKMLSDIAILFGGRIAEEVFINQMSTGASNDFERATKMARAMVTKYGMSDALGIMVYEDEDSSQGYFGSSSRTISEATQQKVDEEVRRMLEEQYDIARELIEGNQEKMHAMVDALMKWETIDRDQLQDILAGEDPRPPRVYQHNEVNLSKNDIKTTNSTPPPLPAM; encoded by the coding sequence GTGAGCGACATGGTAAAAAATACCTTATTGTGGCTGGTGGTAATCGGCGTTTTGGTACTGGTGTTTAGCGGCTTTGATCAATCATCCGAGCCGGATAGCCTTAACTACTCTGAGTTTGTGACCGCTGTGTCAGAAAACCAAGTAGCCAGCGTTGAAATCGATGGCGAGCAAATCACCGGCGAAAAGAAAAATGGTTCATCATTTGAGACCATTAGACCAGCTGTGTCAGATGATGAGCTCATGCCATTGCTGCGTGAGAATCAAGTCGAAGTCCAAGGGACTGCCCCAAAACGCCAAAGCGTCTTGATGCAATTACTGATAGCCAGTTTCCCAATTCTATTGATTATTGGTCTGTTTTTATTCTTCATGCGTAACATGCAAGGCGGCGCTGGCGGTAAAGGCGGCGGCCCTATGAGCTTTGGTAAGTCAAAAGCTAAAATGCTGACTGAAGACCAAATCAAGGTGAACTTTGAAGATGTGGCTGGTTGTGAAGAGGCCAAAGAAGAAGTGGTTGAAGTGGTCGAGTTTTTACGCGACCCTGATAAATTTACCAAACTGGGTGCGACGATTCCACGTGGTATCTTAATGGTAGGTCCTCCAGGTACCGGTAAAACCTTGTTAGCCAGAGCCATTGCTGGTGAAGCTAAAGTGCCGTTCTTCTCAATCTCAGGTTCTGATTTTGTTGAAATGTTTGTCGGTGTCGGTGCCTCACGTGTACGCGATATGTTCGAACAGGCTAAAAAGAGCGCGCCTTGCATCATCTTTATTGATGAAATTGATGCGGTCGGTCGTCATCGTGGCTCTGGTATGGGCGGTGGTAATGATGAGCGTGAGCAGACACTGAACCAATTATTGGTCGAAATGGATGGTTTTGAAGGCAATGAAGGCGTAATCGTCATTGCAGCGACCAACCGTGCGGATGTGCTTGATAAAGCGCTATTGCGTCCAGGTCGTTTTGACCGTCAGGTACAAGTGGGCTTGCCAGATATCAAAGGCCGTGAGCAAATTCTTAAAGTGCATTTGAGAAAGCTGCCGAATACTATCGGTGTGGATGCCAATGCATTGGCTCGCGGTACACCAGGTTTCAGTGGTGCGCAGCTGGCCAACCTTGTCAACGAAGCGGCATTGTTTGCAGCACGTCGCAACAAGACCAGTGTTGATATGAATGACTTTGAAGATGCAAAAGACAAGTTATATATGGGTCCTGAGCGTAAATCAATGGTCATCCGTGAAGAAGAGCGCCGTGCTACTGCTTATCATGAAGCAGGTCACGCCTTAGTCGCTGAGCTACTACCAGGTACCGATCCTGTGCATAAAGTAACGATCATGCCGCGTGGTTTTGCGCTTGGGGTTACTTGGCAGTTGCCAGAGCATGACCAAACCAGCATGTATAAATCAAAAATGCTGAGCGATATTGCTATCTTATTCGGCGGTCGTATCGCTGAAGAGGTCTTTATCAATCAAATGTCGACGGGTGCTTCTAACGACTTCGAACGTGCAACCAAGATGGCTCGCGCCATGGTGACGAAGTACGGTATGTCTGATGCGCTTGGTATTATGGTTTATGAAGATGAAGACAGCTCGCAAGGCTATTTTGGCTCTAGCAGTCGTACGATTTCAGAAGCCACACAGCAAAAGGTCGATGAAGAAGTTCGCCGTATGTTAGAGGAGCAATATGATATCGCGCGCGAATTGATTGAAGGCAATCAAGAAAAAATGCATGCGATGGTAGATGCTCTTATGAAGTGGGAAACCATTGACCGAGATCAGTTGCAAGATATCTTAGCAGGTGAAGACCCTCGTCCACCTAGAGTTTATCAGCACAATGAAGTCAACTTATCGAAAAATGATATTAAAACAACCAACTCAACACCGCCACCGTTACCAGCGATGTAA
- a CDS encoding RlmE family RNA methyltransferase translates to MATRIENKKLSKSSSAWMKEHIDDHYVQKAQKDGYRARAAYKLLEINEKTNIIKKGMTVVDLGSAPGSWSQVAGQLVGEKGILIASDILPMDTLPDVTFIQGDFREAEVFDAIMAEVGDRQVDVVLSDMAPNTAGNSAIDQPRMMYLCELAVDFALATLPEGGALIMKVFQGEGTQELRKQMQQDFSKIRSIKPGASRPRSKEMFWIAIK, encoded by the coding sequence TTGGCCACGCGTATCGAAAATAAAAAACTGTCAAAGAGTAGTAGCGCTTGGATGAAAGAGCATATTGACGATCATTATGTGCAAAAAGCGCAAAAAGATGGCTATCGTGCCCGTGCCGCCTATAAATTACTAGAAATTAATGAAAAGACCAATATTATTAAAAAAGGCATGACGGTTGTAGATTTGGGCAGTGCTCCAGGCAGTTGGTCTCAAGTGGCAGGTCAGCTAGTAGGCGAAAAAGGTATTTTGATTGCCTCTGATATTCTGCCGATGGATACATTGCCTGATGTGACCTTTATTCAAGGCGACTTTCGCGAAGCAGAAGTATTTGATGCGATCATGGCAGAGGTTGGTGATAGACAGGTCGATGTAGTGCTGTCCGATATGGCACCAAATACGGCAGGAAACAGCGCAATCGATCAGCCACGTATGATGTATTTATGCGAGCTGGCAGTGGACTTCGCGCTTGCAACCTTACCAGAAGGTGGCGCACTTATTATGAAAGTGTTTCAAGGTGAAGGCACACAAGAATTACGCAAGCAGATGCAGCAGGATTTTAGTAAAATCCGTAGTATCAAACCAGGTGCGTCAAGACCACGGTCAAAAGAGATGTTTTGGATAGCGATTAAATAA
- a CDS encoding YhbY family RNA-binding protein, translating to MQLDNATIKRLRGIGHDLKPIVMIGNKGITPTITEEIDRALSDHELIKVKLPAGTKEERDVIGAELAKAANASLVHSIGRMALLLRKNPNANPKLSNLARHA from the coding sequence ATGCAACTCGATAACGCTACCATCAAACGCCTAAGAGGCATTGGTCACGACCTCAAACCTATCGTCATGATTGGCAATAAAGGTATTACCCCAACCATTACTGAAGAAATTGACCGCGCTCTATCAGATCATGAGCTCATCAAAGTAAAACTGCCTGCTGGCACAAAAGAAGAACGCGATGTCATCGGTGCTGAACTTGCCAAAGCGGCTAACGCGTCTTTGGTTCATTCTATTGGTCGTATGGCATTGTTACTACGTAAAAATCCAAACGCCAACCCAAAATTGTCTAACTTAGCACGTCATGCATAA
- a CDS encoding CHAP domain-containing protein — MKQALLILSVLGMGIAQTSGAVETTFQPNNTLSHTITNISASANYGSSRNIYSTNSGAHVYSNDEISQAIDNLSAHAKQKEYQLASLTSRLSYEQRQQQSSRAPDRNSAPAIAAASASRVALSRSSGYCARYVRKALQSAGYEFTPNPSAYQYASRGTLAQAGFTKISNDMQPQVGDVVVYNRTSNRPHGHIQIFDGNDWVSDFRQNSISPYSGTYSYTTWRDSQYVDDASDRGIYLAMADK; from the coding sequence ATGAAACAAGCTTTATTAATTTTGTCAGTATTGGGAATGGGTATAGCACAGACAAGTGGTGCTGTCGAAACAACCTTTCAACCAAATAATACCTTGAGTCATACCATCACTAATATCTCTGCTTCTGCGAACTACGGTTCTAGCCGCAATATCTATAGCACTAACAGTGGTGCTCATGTATATAGCAATGATGAGATCAGTCAAGCCATTGATAATTTAAGTGCGCATGCCAAGCAAAAAGAATACCAGCTTGCTTCGCTTACCAGCCGTTTGTCTTATGAGCAGCGTCAGCAGCAATCAAGCCGCGCTCCTGATCGCAATTCTGCTCCTGCGATTGCAGCGGCAAGTGCATCGCGAGTAGCATTATCTAGAAGCTCTGGCTACTGTGCTCGCTATGTACGTAAAGCGCTACAATCAGCAGGTTACGAATTTACGCCTAACCCTTCAGCTTATCAGTATGCTTCTCGCGGCACACTTGCTCAAGCAGGTTTTACCAAGATCAGTAATGATATGCAGCCACAAGTGGGTGACGTCGTTGTCTATAATCGTACGTCAAACCGTCCACATGGTCATATCCAGATCTTTGATGGTAACGATTGGGTATCTGATTTCCGCCAAAACAGCATTAGCCCATACAGTGGCACTTACAGCTATACGACATGGCGTGATTCGCAATATGTCGATGATGCATCAGACCGTGGTATTTACCTTGCGATGGCTGATAAATAG
- the lpxC gene encoding UDP-3-O-acyl-N-acetylglucosamine deacetylase → MNQRTIKTAIAVTGIGLHSGQPVDLEFHPQPIDTGIVFERSDIEGSQPIPASAFLVQDTMMSSNLVFGGTRVGTVEHLLSAIAGLGVDNLLIRVSASEIPIMDGSAAPFVALLLDAGFCEQDALKKFIKIVRPVRVKVDDKWAELRPYEGFELNFEIDFDHPAIDKDFQHAQLQFSTQNFIEQLSSARTFGFLRDIEALRQNNLALGGSMDNAIVIDEVNILNEEGLRFNDEFVRHKILDALGDLYLIGYPILGRFNAYKSGHALNNLLVREILSDHNNFEIVTFDDNVTCPIQYLPLEGLTVEG, encoded by the coding sequence ATGAACCAAAGAACCATAAAAACTGCGATTGCTGTTACAGGTATTGGTCTCCATAGTGGTCAGCCTGTTGACTTAGAGTTTCATCCGCAACCTATTGATACGGGTATTGTTTTCGAGCGTTCTGATATCGAAGGCAGTCAGCCGATTCCAGCCAGTGCTTTTTTGGTGCAAGACACTATGATGTCGTCAAACCTAGTGTTTGGTGGCACACGTGTGGGGACGGTCGAGCATTTGCTTAGTGCCATTGCAGGACTTGGCGTGGATAACCTTTTAATTCGTGTATCGGCCTCAGAGATACCGATTATGGATGGTAGTGCCGCTCCTTTTGTAGCGTTGCTGCTTGACGCAGGATTCTGCGAGCAAGACGCTTTAAAGAAGTTTATAAAAATCGTCAGACCTGTAAGAGTAAAAGTGGATGATAAATGGGCAGAACTGCGTCCTTATGAAGGGTTTGAGCTAAATTTTGAGATTGATTTTGATCATCCTGCTATCGACAAAGATTTTCAGCATGCACAGTTGCAGTTTTCGACGCAAAACTTCATTGAGCAATTGAGCTCAGCCCGTACTTTTGGGTTTTTACGAGATATAGAAGCCTTACGTCAGAATAATTTGGCGTTAGGAGGCAGTATGGATAATGCTATTGTTATTGATGAGGTAAATATTCTTAACGAAGAAGGTCTGCGTTTTAATGATGAGTTCGTTCGCCATAAAATTTTGGATGCTTTAGGTGATTTATATTTGATTGGCTATCCGATTTTGGGTCGCTTTAATGCTTATAAATCTGGTCACGCGTTAAACAATTTATTGGTACGTGAGATACTATCTGACCATAATAATTTTGAAATTGTAACTTTTGATGACAATGTAACGTGCCCAATTCAGTATTTACCTCTCGAAGGTTTGACTGTTGAAGGATGA